A single window of Anopheles moucheti chromosome 2, idAnoMoucSN_F20_07, whole genome shotgun sequence DNA harbors:
- the LOC128302963 gene encoding cytochrome P450 4C1-like — translation MATRCRPEAFKMFHTIVQCVLFFVTVYCYRLWQNRRTRVLLGRLPGPPNFPLIGSMYIVPGRDTSRYLTTLTDLTGTYGSPCCIWLGPVPVVAVSTADHARIILTSPATLEKASFYRFTPLQGIFSLPAHKWRAHRKMIQPSFNQSILRSFIPLFEQKADTMVRGLSEMVENGEPFDIYRFTARCTLDMIFATTLGTDMHIQETAACGYLDVLEELFEIVTIRAVNIFLHPQWLYRWTSVYRKEVKALEEFCRPSKAILYEKRAPGIANESGKLFGLVDQLQSSTLENEAVEHELNTIIFAGNETSAMTVANTILLLAMHPEVQEKLYEELRVQCGPVVENIRYETLNRLTYMEMVLKESLRLLPIAAVIGRRTSQELDLGEYRLPADIDIIINIFDIHRNPAYWGHDADRFRPERFEGLQYDRFALLSFSAGSRNCIGLRYAWLSMKTMLLKVLSRYRIETDLRLEDLSTKMALTMKITNGHMVRLKRRQ, via the exons atggcCACCCGTTGTCGACCGGAAGCATTCAAAATGTTTCACACGATCGTGCAGTGCGTTCTGTTTTTCGTTACCGTTTACTGCTACCGGCTATGGCAGAACCGTCGGACGCGGGTGTTGCTGGGCCGTTTGCCTGGCCCACCAAATTTTCCTCTCATCGGGTCGATGTATATCGTCCCCGGTAGGGATACATCCCGATATCTTACAACGTTGACCGATTTAACCGGCACGTATGGATCGCCGTGCTGCATCTGGCTCGGACCCGTACCGGTGGTGGCCGTTAGTACGGCTGACCATGCTCGAATAATTCTGACCTCACCAGCAACCTTGGAGAAAGCGAGCTTCTATCGCTTTACACCACTTCAGGGCATATTTTCCCTTCCGGCACACAAATGGCGCGCCCATCGGAAAATGATTCAGCCAAGCTTTAATCAGTCCATTTTGCGCAGCTTTATACCGCTGTTTGAGCAAAAGGCTGATACGATGGTGCGCGGACTATCCGAAATGGTGGAGAATGGTGAACCGTTTGATATCTATCGCTTTACCGCCCGTTGCACGCTGGATATGATTTTTG cCACCACACTGGGAACTGATATGCACATTCAGGAAACTGCTGCCTGCGGCTATTTGGATGTACTTGAGGA GTTATTCGAAATCGTGACCATCCGTGCGGTCAATATTTTCCTTCATCCTCAATGGCTGTACCGATGGACCTCCGTGTATCGCAAGGAAGTGAAAGCATTGGAAGAATTTTGCCGTCCATCGAAAGCTATTTTATACGAAAAACGAGCGCCTGGAATAGCGAACGAAAGTGGCAAACTGTTCGGTCTAGTTGATCAGCTGCAAAGTTCAACACTCGAAAACGAAGCCGTAGAGCACGAGCTTAACACAATTATCTTCGCTGGCAATGAGACAAGTGCCATGACCGTGGCCAACACTATCCTTTTGCTAGCGATGCATCCGGAAGTGCAGGAAAAACTTTACGAGGAGCTGCGAGTCCAGTGTGGACCCGTGGTGGAAAACATTCGCTACGAAACTCTGAACCGTCTCACATACATGGAGATGGTACTGAAGGAGTCGTTGCGTTTGCTACCAATTGCAGCCGTCATTGGACGAAGAACGTCCCAGGAACTCGATCTGGGTGAGTATCGTCTGCCAGCCGATATCGATATCATAATCAACATATTCGACATTCATCGCAATCCTGCGTATTGGGGCCATGATGCCGACCGCTTTCGACCGGAACGGTTCGAAGGGCTCCAGTATGATCGATTTGCACTGCTGTCGTTCAGTGCTGGATCGAGGAATTGTATCGGTTTGCGGTATGCTTGGCTTTCGATGAAGACTATGCTGCTGAAGGTACTCAGCCGGTATCGAATTGAAACAGATCTCAGGTTGGAAGATTTATCCACAAAAATGGCTCTTACGATGAAGATTACCAACGGACATATGGTGCGTCTAAAACGGAGACAATAA
- the LOC128302975 gene encoding protein HGH1 homolog encodes MCSIKTNQNFKDNLQSSDRFSFYRNFTVLFFLICYTMEALDEIVPFLSKSARLDLRVVSLSHVLGLTGTVDGVKLLVKNETLLNNLLDLTTDETVAKDAVLCLVNITAEETGAAVVVDKLSERLVPMAYEAVLDEGCKLSDAWCMVLCNITRPEHLVERVLNRLLAIEFALEKLTTCFTRINYNKQKCHLNYLGPLFSNVSQSKAGRDVFCNQVTGLLRRLLPFVHHEGSIVRRGGAVGLLKNVCFDSSVHEWLLSEEMNVLPFILLPLAGPEELDDETNDKLPVDLQYLGPDKTREEDPDVRKMLVESLAQLCATRNGRLYLREHGTYEILRELHKFECRPEGDKSVLNAVENVVDILIRTEEEIGEDNLKQLEIPDDVKAKIESLSEEVEK; translated from the exons ATGTGCTccatcaaaacaaatcaaaatttcAAGGACAATTTGCAATCGTCCGACCGGTTTTCATTTTACCGCAACTTTActgtcctttttttcttgatttGCTACACAATGGAAGCACTAGACGAAATAGTtccttttttatcaaaaagtgCACGTCTCGATCTAAGGGTTGTGTCGCTCTCACACGTGCTAG GTCTCACTGGCACAGTGGATGGCGTTAAACTGCTggttaaaaatgaaacactgCTGAACAATCTGCTTGATTTAACAACGGACGAAACCGTCGCGAAGGATGCCGTTCTGTGTCTCGTTAACATCACGGCAGAAGAGACCGGTGCTGCTGTGGTAGTAGATAAG CTCTCCGAACGATTGGTACCCATGGCGTACGAAGCGGTACTGGATGAAGGCTGCAAACTAAGCGATGCCTGGTGCATGGTGCTGTGCAATATCACCCGTCCCGAGCATCTCGTCGAGCGGGTCTTGAACCGTTTGCTAGCGATAGAGTTTGCCTTGGAAAAGCTAACCACGTGCTTCACGCGCATTAACTACAACAAGCAAAAGTGCCATCTCAATTACCTCGGTCCATTGTTTAGCAACGTGTCGCAGAGTAAGGCGGGTCGCGATGTGTTCTGTAATCAGGTGACGGGGCTGCTGAGACGGTTGCTGCCCTTCGTTCACCACGAGGGTAGCATTGTGCGTCGGGGTGGTGCTGTCGGTTTGCTTAAAAATGTCTGCTTCGATTCCTCCGTGCACGAATGGCTGCTGAGCGAGGAAATGAACGTGCTGCCGTTCATCTTGTTGCCGCTCGCCGGACCGGAGGAGCTGGACGATGAGACGAACGATAAGTTGCCGGTGGATTTGCAATACCTTGGTCCGGATAAGACGCGCGAGGAAGATCCAGATGTGCGCAAGATGCTGGTAGAATCATTAGCGCAGCTGTGTGCGACGCGCAACGGAAGATTGTATTTGCGCGAGCACGGTACGTACGAGATTTTGCGCGAGTTGCACAAATTTGAATGCCGCCCGGAGGGAGATAAGTCTGTACTGAACGCCGTAGAGAACGTTGTGGATATATTGATAAG AACGGAAGAAGAAATCGGGGAGGATAACCTAAAGCAGCTGGAAATTCCGGACGATGTGAAAGCTAAAATTGAAAGCCTGAGTGAAGAGGTTGAAAAATAG
- the LOC128302986 gene encoding transmembrane protein 68-like — protein sequence MLQLPHIGVGHIATRNHLAQTQHLVPGMDNGSSSIFTTGLGSTLIAAVPDWFGWMHNLSLPLLVLFVLPWLYVLLILSSIPYLHLCNFLRLKFWRNGDEDEFWNAARRLLAFVWNLQSRLFHGYEVIGLENLPETGPALLIYYHGALPIDMYYLTADTMLKRNRLIHTVGDRFLDHIPGWRLVSRVMKVTSGSVQSCVATLRAGELLSIAPGGVYEAQFGDNVYEVLWKNRTGFARVALEAQVPIIPMFTVNIRECFRTVSVARWLFVRIYNVLKIPVLPIYGGFPVKLRTVLGKPIPYDGSLSPVALQEKVGAAIAELVQEHQRLPGEIWHAIGDRFQPVHAQRKDA from the exons ATGCTGCAGTTGCCGCATATTGGTGTAGGTCATATCGCGACGCGGAACCATCTTGCGCAGACACAACATTTGGTGCCGGGGATGGACAACGGAAGCAGCTCGATTTTCACCACCGGACTGGGCAGCACATTGATTG CTGCAGTTCCGGACTGGTTCGGATGGATGCATAATTTATCGCTCCCCCTGTTGGTGCTGTTTGTACTGCCGTGGCTGTATGTGTTATTGATTTTATCGTCCATTCCGTATTTACATCTTTGCAATTTCCTCCG GTTGAAGTTCTGGAGGAATGGCGATGAAGATGAATTCTGGAACGCGGCTCGTCGACTGTTGGCATTCGTTTGGAACCTTCAGAGCAGACTGTTTCATG GCTATGAAGTAATCGGTCTGGAGAACCTACCCGAGACGGGGCCCGCACTGTTGATCTACTATCACGGTGCATTGCCCATCGATATGTACTATCTAACGGCCGATACGATGCTGAAACGGAACCGTCTGATCCACACGGTTGGCGATCGGTTTCTGGACCACATTCCCGGCTGGCGGCTCGTTTCGCGCGTTATGAAGGTCACGTCTGGTTCGGTGCAGTCATGCGTGGCAACGTTGCGTGCCGGTGAGCTGCTGTCGATTGCACCGGGCGGTGTGTACGAGGCCCAGTTTGGTGATAACGTGTACGAGGTGCTATGGAAAAACCGAACCGGTTTCGCGAGAGTAGCGCTGGAAGCACAGGTG CCCATCATTCCCATGTTCACGGTCAATATACGCGAATGCTTCCGTACCGTGTCGGTGGCCAGATGGTTGTTTGTGCGCATCTATAACGTGCTGAAAATTCCCGTCCTGCCCATTTATGGTGGGTTTCCTGTGAAGTTGCGCACAGTGCTCGGTAAACCGATACCGTACGATGGTTCGCTGAGCCCGGTCGCACTGCAGGAGAAGGTAGGCGCTGCCATTGCCGAGCTGGTACAAGAACATCAGCGACTTCCCGGTGAAATATGGCATGCCATCGGTGATCGATTTCAACCGGTGCACGCGCAACGCAAGGATGCCTAA
- the LOC128299743 gene encoding transmembrane protein 68-like, translated as MSSADDLIPLSNETVGNSTFFAYIGQYIDLDYSIWLYRLLTPVLVTFLLPCAFVLLIYCTISFLYIYKLHSRFILQVYNEGDFDFWDVARTLVAVVWDAHGWIFHGYEVCGLENLPDSGPALIIYYHGAIPIDMYYFTARVYLKRQRLIYTVGDRFLNKVPGWKLLARVMKISPGTVQSCASVLRDGNMLSIAPGGVYEAQFGDSNYELLWRQRVGFAKVAIESKAPIIPMFTENLREGFRSVGLAKRLFIRLYNVVRFPVRPIYGGFPVKFRTHLGAPIPFDPSLTPEDLQEKVAFAIEELINKHQRIPGSIFDALLDRFITRKKKAK; from the exons ATGAGCTCGGCGGACGATTTGATACCATTGAGCAATGAGACTGTAGGCAATTCCACTTTTTTCGCGTATATTG GACAATACATAGACTTGGACTATTCGATATGGTTGTATCGGTTGCTTACACCGGTGCTGGTTACATTCCTACTGCCTTGCGCATTTGTGCTGTTAATTTACTGTACCATATCATTTCTCTACATTTACAAGCTGCACAG CCGCTTTATATTGCAGGTTTATAATGAGGGTGATTTTGACTTCTGGGACGTTGCCCGAACACTCGTCGCCGTTGTGTGGGATGCCCACGGATGGATATTTCATG GTTACGAGGTTTGCGGGTTGGAGAACCTTCCCGATTCAGGCCCCGCACTCATCATCTACTACCACGGTGCGATCCCGATCGATATGTACTACTTCACTGCGCGCGTCTACCTGAAGAGACAACGGCTGATATATACTGTCGGTGATCGCTTTCTGAACAAAGTGCCCGGCTGGAAGCTGCTAGCACGCGTCATGAAGATCAGTCCCGGCACGGTACAATCGTGTGCGAGCGTACTGCGCGACGGTAACATGCTTTCGATTGCACCCGGCGGTGTGTACGAGGCACAGTTTGGCGATAGCAACTATGAACTGCTCTGGCGGCAACGGGTAGGCTTCGCCAAGGTGGCGATCGAGTCGAAAGCG CCCATCATTCCTATGTTTACCGAAAATCTTCGCGAAGGCTTCCGCTCCGTCGGTCTAGCGAAGCGACTGTTCATCCGGCTGTACAACGTGGTGCGGTTCCCGGTGCGACCAATCTACGGTGGCTTTCCGGTCAAGTTTCGCACGCATCTCGGCGCACCGATACCGTTCGATCCATCGCTAACGCCCGAGGATCTCCAGGAGAAGGTCGCGTTTGCGATCGAGGAGCTTATCAACAAGCATCAGCGCATCCCGGGCAGCATATTTGACGCACTGTTGGATCGTTTCATCACCAGAAAGAAGAAAGCTAAATGA